The following proteins are encoded in a genomic region of Maribacter hydrothermalis:
- a CDS encoding ribonuclease Z, producing the protein MIFNKEESFILVSQEEISIENFLQNLENEYAKLKNDNLVIDLLGFSKLTPYNVISFLEIAKKYKKNGQSFVLVSNKVSYDDVPDEINLVPTIKEARDIVEMEEIERDLGL; encoded by the coding sequence ATGATTTTTAATAAAGAAGAATCGTTTATACTCGTCTCACAAGAAGAAATTTCTATTGAAAATTTTTTACAGAATTTGGAGAACGAATATGCCAAATTAAAGAATGATAATCTAGTCATAGATTTATTAGGGTTCTCCAAATTAACGCCCTATAATGTTATTTCATTTTTAGAAATTGCCAAGAAGTATAAAAAAAACGGACAATCGTTTGTACTGGTATCTAATAAGGTTTCGTATGATGATGTGCCAGATGAAATAAATCTAGTACCGACAATTAAAGAAGCTAGGGACATTGTTGAAATGGAAGAAATTGAACGTGATCTAGGACTGTAA
- a CDS encoding aspartate carbamoyltransferase catalytic subunit has translation MSELSVKHLLGIKYLKETDIQLIFETADHFKEVINRSIKKVPSLRDITIANIFFENSTRTKLSFELAEKRLSADVLNFSASQSSVKKGETLIDTVNNILSMKVDMVVMRHPNPGAGIFLSKHVKASIVNAGDGAHEHPTQALLDSYSIREKLGDVAGKNVVIVGDILHSRVALSNIFALKLQGANVKVCGPKTLLPKYIDSLGVEVETNLRRALEWCDVANMLRIQNERLDISYFPTTREYTQQFGVNKKLLDSLDKEIVIMHPGPINRGVEITSDVADSKQSIILNQVENGVAIRMAVIYLLASKIK, from the coding sequence ATGAGCGAACTGAGTGTTAAACACTTATTGGGAATTAAATATCTTAAGGAAACCGATATTCAGCTTATTTTTGAAACCGCCGATCATTTTAAGGAAGTAATTAATAGGTCGATCAAGAAAGTTCCTTCGTTACGAGATATTACTATAGCGAATATATTTTTCGAAAACAGTACTAGAACCAAGTTGTCTTTTGAACTTGCAGAGAAAAGATTGTCTGCAGATGTTCTTAATTTTTCTGCTAGTCAATCTTCGGTAAAAAAAGGGGAGACGCTTATAGATACCGTAAACAATATATTATCTATGAAAGTAGATATGGTTGTTATGCGTCATCCAAATCCTGGGGCTGGTATATTTCTTTCAAAACATGTAAAAGCGTCCATAGTAAATGCAGGAGATGGAGCACATGAGCACCCGACACAAGCATTGTTAGATTCTTATTCTATACGAGAAAAGCTAGGAGATGTAGCAGGGAAAAATGTGGTAATTGTTGGGGATATTCTTCATTCTAGAGTGGCATTATCTAATATTTTTGCTTTAAAGTTACAAGGAGCAAATGTTAAGGTGTGTGGACCTAAAACCTTGTTGCCTAAATATATAGATAGTTTAGGAGTTGAGGTAGAAACAAATTTAAGAAGAGCGTTAGAGTGGTGCGACGTGGCTAATATGTTACGCATACAGAACGAAAGATTAGATATTAGTTATTTCCCGACAACAAGAGAGTACACGCAACAATTTGGCGTAAATAAAAAGCTACTTGATAGTTTAGATAAGGAGATTGTAATTATGCACCCTGGGCCAATAAACAGGGGTGTTGAAATTACAAGTGATGTTGCCGATTCAAAACAATCTATAATTTTGAATCAGGTAGAAAACGGAGTTGCCATTCGTATGGCAGTAATATATTTGTTAGCATCTAAAATTAAATGA
- a CDS encoding ribonuclease Z, with protein sequence MRLTVLGCYAATPRTLTNPTAQILEINNHIVLIDCGEGTQVELRRHKVKFSRINHIFISHLHGDHFFGLPGFISTMRLLGREKALHIHGPKGIKEAIILLLKLGDSWTNYPLLFHELSSKESELIFEDNKITVTTIPLDHRIYTNGYLFREKVGKRKLNIEAAEDYGIDKAYFNNIKNGKSITLDNGEVISNSKLTFDPPKPKSYAFCSDTVFDETLASRIKDVDVLYHESTFLESEADLATKTKHSTAQQAAKIAKEANVKTLVLGHYSTRYKSIALFKEEAALIFPNVLLADDGKTFDF encoded by the coding sequence ATGCGCCTTACTGTATTGGGTTGTTACGCGGCAACACCAAGAACGTTAACAAACCCTACTGCACAAATATTAGAAATCAATAATCATATTGTTCTTATAGATTGTGGAGAGGGTACACAAGTAGAACTTAGAAGGCATAAGGTTAAGTTTTCAAGAATAAACCATATTTTTATTTCTCACCTACATGGTGATCACTTCTTTGGCTTGCCAGGTTTTATTTCTACTATGCGTTTGTTAGGCAGGGAGAAAGCCCTTCATATACATGGTCCTAAAGGAATAAAAGAAGCAATAATATTATTATTAAAACTAGGAGATTCTTGGACAAACTATCCATTGTTGTTTCATGAGTTGTCTAGTAAAGAGTCAGAGCTTATTTTTGAGGATAATAAAATTACCGTTACCACAATACCATTAGATCATAGAATTTATACTAACGGCTATTTATTTAGGGAAAAAGTAGGGAAAAGAAAGCTAAATATTGAGGCTGCTGAAGATTACGGTATTGACAAAGCTTATTTCAATAATATAAAAAACGGTAAAAGTATTACCTTAGATAATGGGGAGGTGATTTCTAATAGTAAATTAACTTTTGATCCTCCAAAGCCAAAATCATACGCTTTTTGCAGTGATACAGTGTTCGATGAAACTTTAGCTTCTAGAATTAAGGATGTAGATGTTTTATATCATGAATCTACCTTTTTGGAGTCAGAGGCAGATTTAGCAACAAAAACAAAACATTCTACGGCACAACAGGCAGCTAAAATAGCTAAAGAAGCAAATGTAAAAACCTTAGTTTTAGGTCATTATTCTACACGATACAAATCAATAGCGCTTTTTAAAGAAGAAGCAGCTTTAATTTTCCCTAATGTGCTTCTTGCCGATGATGGTAAGACTTTCGATTTTTAA
- a CDS encoding sensor histidine kinase has product MNLIIKNRIQIIVHISIWVLLYGLSYPILNEARPVSIGLFSKLIVIIVLFYFNYFYLVPVYLLRKNVLIYLLVSLTLLIVSVVVLNYFFEPKFPNNQFINRPPPRDFGYMLHIRFIIILGIPYVISTILRMYVEWEQNETLRLTVEKESVKSELQFLKAQLNPHFLFNSLNTIYALSVKKSPDTSEAIVDLSELMRYMLYEADKDLVPLNKELDYIKSYIQLQRLRLSDSENVSLKITGEDRGRAVPPLLFISFIENAFKYGTDYKGKTYVKITLDITNESIVLNVKNKIGVFREPTSNSGIGLENIRNQLELIYPSLHDLQVHNDGENYEVLLTIYQKKPNL; this is encoded by the coding sequence ATGAATTTGATTATTAAGAATAGGATTCAGATTATTGTTCATATTAGTATTTGGGTGTTGCTTTATGGGCTTTCTTATCCTATTTTGAATGAAGCTAGACCAGTTTCTATAGGTCTTTTTTCCAAATTGATTGTAATTATCGTACTGTTTTATTTCAATTATTTTTATTTAGTTCCAGTCTATTTATTAAGAAAAAATGTACTTATTTATTTACTTGTTTCACTTACTTTATTAATAGTTTCGGTAGTAGTATTAAACTATTTTTTTGAGCCTAAATTTCCAAATAATCAGTTTATAAACAGACCACCCCCTAGAGACTTTGGTTATATGTTGCACATTAGGTTCATTATTATCCTTGGCATACCTTATGTAATAAGTACAATTTTAAGAATGTATGTAGAGTGGGAGCAAAATGAAACTCTTCGATTAACAGTAGAGAAAGAAAGTGTAAAATCTGAATTGCAATTTTTAAAAGCACAGCTAAATCCGCACTTTTTATTTAATTCACTAAACACAATTTATGCACTTTCAGTTAAAAAATCACCAGATACGTCCGAAGCTATCGTAGACCTTTCGGAACTTATGCGTTATATGCTCTATGAAGCAGATAAAGATTTGGTGCCCTTAAATAAAGAGTTGGATTATATAAAGAGTTACATACAACTTCAACGATTAAGATTATCGGATAGCGAAAATGTGTCGTTGAAAATAACAGGTGAAGATAGAGGTAGGGCAGTGCCGCCACTATTATTTATTTCTTTTATAGAAAATGCTTTTAAATACGGGACAGATTATAAGGGAAAGACTTACGTAAAAATCACCTTAGATATTACTAATGAATCTATCGTTTTAAATGTTAAAAATAAAATAGGGGTTTTTAGAGAGCCTACAAGTAATTCTGGGATAGGTCTTGAGAATATTAGAAATCAGTTAGAATTGATTTATCCATCATTACACGATCTTCAGGTACACAATGATGGAGAAAATTATGAGGTGTTATTGACCATATATCAAAAAAAGCCAAACCTATGA
- the pdxH gene encoding pyridoxamine 5'-phosphate oxidase codes for MQKDLGDYRKSYEKSALMEDSISDNPIQLFQTWFYEVEKSDGVDEPNAMTVSTVGLDGFPKSRVVLLKKYTHEGFIFYTNYNSEKGQAISENPKICISFFWANLERQVIIKGTAEKLAKNLSDGYFESRPDGSKLGALVSDQSSVIESRTILEDKLIQLEKEYKGKEIERPDHWGGYLVRPVSMEFWQGRPNRLHDRIRYSLTDDFDWKMERLAP; via the coding sequence ATGCAAAAAGATTTAGGGGATTATAGAAAATCTTACGAGAAAAGTGCGTTGATGGAGGACAGTATATCTGACAATCCTATTCAACTTTTTCAAACATGGTTCTACGAAGTTGAAAAATCTGATGGAGTAGACGAACCAAATGCCATGACTGTTTCTACAGTAGGTTTAGATGGGTTTCCAAAAAGCAGGGTTGTACTTCTTAAAAAATATACTCATGAAGGCTTTATTTTTTACACGAATTACAATAGTGAGAAAGGGCAGGCAATAAGTGAAAATCCTAAAATTTGCATTTCTTTTTTTTGGGCAAATCTAGAACGTCAAGTAATTATTAAAGGTACAGCTGAAAAACTTGCCAAAAACCTGTCTGATGGTTATTTTGAATCTCGCCCAGATGGAAGTAAACTGGGGGCATTAGTGTCTGATCAGAGTTCGGTAATAGAATCTAGAACTATATTAGAAGACAAACTAATTCAACTAGAAAAAGAGTATAAAGGAAAAGAGATTGAACGTCCAGATCATTGGGGAGGATATTTAGTAAGGCCTGTTTCAATGGAGTTTTGGCAGGGTAGGCCCAATAGATTGCATGATAGAATTCGGTATTCGTTAACTGATGATTTTGACTGGAAAATGGAACGATTAGCACCTTAA
- a CDS encoding LytR/AlgR family response regulator transcription factor, protein MRCIIIDDEPLAIEILSGYCEKLDFIDLVNTYTNPLDAITDIKEKKIDLIFCDIEMPQINGIDFMGTLDNKPFFIFTTAYSQYAVDGFELNAVDYLVKPIPYHRFIKSVSRVQDLISKKEKPTMIANVFPSNGDNSVEKKFIFVKAEYESIKIDLDQIEYIQGLKDYLKIHICNTNKTVLTLMSFKEIMSKLPSNQFLRVHKSYIVNVNFIKTVQRNRIVINDMRIPIGDSHKEAFFSILGL, encoded by the coding sequence ATGAGATGCATAATAATAGATGATGAGCCACTTGCAATAGAAATCTTATCTGGATATTGCGAGAAGTTGGATTTTATAGATTTAGTAAACACATACACCAATCCACTAGATGCTATAACGGATATTAAGGAGAAAAAAATTGATTTAATTTTCTGCGATATAGAAATGCCTCAGATTAATGGGATTGATTTTATGGGAACCTTGGATAATAAACCATTTTTCATATTTACAACCGCCTATTCTCAGTATGCTGTAGATGGGTTTGAATTAAACGCAGTTGATTATTTAGTTAAACCAATACCATATCATCGATTTATAAAGTCAGTTTCAAGGGTACAAGATTTAATTTCTAAAAAAGAAAAGCCAACTATGATAGCAAATGTTTTTCCATCAAACGGTGATAATTCAGTCGAAAAGAAGTTTATTTTCGTAAAGGCAGAATATGAAAGTATTAAAATTGATTTGGACCAAATTGAATATATTCAAGGATTAAAAGACTACCTTAAAATTCATATTTGTAATACGAATAAAACAGTTTTAACATTAATGAGTTTTAAAGAAATAATGAGCAAATTGCCATCTAATCAATTTCTTAGGGTTCATAAATCTTACATTGTAAACGTTAATTTTATAAAAACAGTACAACGAAATAGAATTGTAATTAACGATATGCGCATACCTATAGGTGACAGTCACAAAGAAGCGTTTTTCTCTATTTTAGGCTTATAA
- a CDS encoding SixA phosphatase family protein, with protein MMKNLYLMRHGKSSWELNVSDQDRALLQRGITDAQLVGEAVVGKKIKIDHAFSSPANRALHTAIICLRTLKYPLHNFSVETNLYDFSGDKVIEFIKGLDNKLDNVLIFGHNHAFTYIANALGNKHIDNVPTSGFVHLQFKENSWASISKGSTIQTIFPKQLKAW; from the coding sequence ATGATGAAAAATTTATATTTAATGCGACATGGCAAATCTTCTTGGGAACTTAATGTAAGTGACCAAGATAGAGCATTACTGCAAAGAGGTATTACTGACGCGCAGTTGGTTGGTGAAGCGGTGGTAGGTAAAAAAATTAAAATAGACCATGCTTTTTCTAGTCCAGCGAACAGAGCATTACATACAGCTATCATTTGTTTAAGAACCTTAAAATATCCTTTACACAACTTTTCTGTTGAAACCAATTTATACGACTTTTCAGGAGATAAAGTTATCGAGTTTATAAAAGGCTTAGATAATAAATTGGATAATGTCTTAATTTTTGGACATAACCATGCATTTACATATATAGCCAATGCTTTAGGTAATAAGCATATAGATAATGTTCCTACTAGTGGTTTTGTTCATTTACAATTTAAAGAAAATTCATGGGCCAGTATTTCAAAAGGCTCTACTATACAAACTATATTTCCAAAGCAACTAAAGGCATGGTAA
- the pyrR gene encoding bifunctional pyr operon transcriptional regulator/uracil phosphoribosyltransferase PyrR, producing MSQKVLLSSKEINIILHRLACQLLENHLTFENTVLIGIQPRGKYLAQRLTKILKEEYKVKQIDLGFLDITFYRDDFRRGDKTLEATKTKIDFLVEDKNVVLIDDVLYTGRSINAALTALQSFGRPKDVELLCLIDRRFSRHLPIQPNYRGRQVDAINEEKVKVMWQENDGEDIIYLVNR from the coding sequence ATGAGTCAAAAGGTTTTACTCTCTTCAAAAGAAATAAATATCATCTTGCATCGATTAGCTTGTCAGCTACTTGAAAACCATTTAACTTTTGAAAATACGGTACTTATAGGAATTCAGCCTAGGGGTAAATACCTGGCACAAAGACTTACCAAGATTTTAAAAGAAGAGTATAAAGTAAAACAAATAGATTTAGGTTTTTTAGATATTACTTTTTATAGGGATGATTTTAGAAGGGGAGATAAAACCTTAGAGGCTACAAAAACTAAAATAGATTTTTTGGTAGAAGACAAGAACGTGGTTTTAATTGATGATGTTCTCTATACTGGCCGAAGCATAAATGCTGCGTTGACTGCGTTACAATCGTTTGGTAGACCAAAAGACGTGGAATTATTGTGTTTAATAGATCGTAGATTCAGTAGGCATTTGCCTATTCAGCCTAATTATCGAGGTCGCCAAGTAGATGCCATTAATGAAGAGAAAGTAAAGGTAATGTGGCAGGAAAATGACGGGGAAGATATTATATATTTAGTAAATAGATAA